TGCTGCTGTCACACCCGGAAAGCATCGACGCCTTCTTTGCTTACACCGGTGCTTCGGGCGAGGGCGGCACCAATCTCGCCTCCGTGATGCTGGCTGCCGGAGTCTGCCTCTCGCTGATGGCCCAGATCGCAGAGCAGATCGATTACCTGCGCTTCATGCCACCCAAGACCGCGGAGAACAAGGGTGCTTGGTGGCGTGCTGTAATTCTTGCAGGACCAGGCTGGGTTATTTTTGGTGCCATCAAGCAGGTTGTGGGCATGTTCATTGCCATTTACTTGATCGCCAGGCTCGATCCCGCCGCGTCCGTGCACGCCAACGAACCCGTCCACCAGTTCCTGGGTGTGTACCAGGAGATGATGCCGGCCTGGCTCGCGATGTCCCTGGCTGTTGTGTTGGTGGTTATTTCGCAGATCAAGATCAACGTCACCAACGCCTATTCCGGCTCGCTTGCCTGGACCAATTCGTTTACCCGCATCACCAAGACCTACCCGGGCCGCATGGTGTTCGTGGTGGTCAACCTGGTGATCGCATTGGTCCTCATGGAGTCGAACATGTTCGAGTTCCTCAACACCATCCTTGGCTTCTACGCCAACTGCGCCATGGCCTGGGTGGTCACCGTTGCCTCCGATATTGCGATCAACAAGTACCTGTTGAAGATCTCGCCCAAGGTTCCTGAGTTCCGCCGGGGCATGCTCTACGCCGTCAACCCGGTCGGTTTCGTTTCCATGCTGGTGTCCGCAGGGATGTCCATCGCGGTCTTTTTTGGGGCTTTCGGTGCCGGAGTTCAGCCGTATTCGCCAATTTTCGCCGTCGTCCTTGCTTTGGTGCTTCCCCCGGTTCTGGCTTTGGCGACGCGTGGCCGCTACTACCTCCGCCGCACCGACGACGGGATTGACCTGCCCATGTTCGACGCCGATGGAAACCCCAGCGATGAGAAGCTTCTCTGCCACGTCACTGGCCTTGAGTTCGAACGCCCGGACATGCTCCGGTCAGGCCAGGACGGTCCCGACGGCGAACCCCGCTTCATCTCCTCCCTTGCCTTGTCCACGGATAAGTCAGGAGCACTGGTGCTGCCCGCCCAGAAGTAGCCGCGCCCACCCAACTAGGTCGCACTTAAGCGCGTTCTGAGCTCTCAAAACGCGCTTAAGTGCGACCTACTTGGGCTGACGCTGGGCGCGAATAGTCAGGATGCTTAGAATTAGGCATGGCACAGGATGAGCGGAACGAAGAAACCGGGCAGCCCAAGCAAAAAGAGGAATCCGAGCAGGCCGAGTCAACAACGGATCTCGACGAAGACATCGTGATGGCTTTGGAGAACCACGTCCTTAACCCGGCGGAGGATCCTGAAGACGCATCAGATCCACGGACGATGTATCCGTCCGGGGAGTTCGAACCGCAAACCCAGGACTACCCGGGCTGGACCGAGGCAATGAACCCGCGCCCGGACCATGGAGAGCAAAGCTACGTGGGCCATCACCGCATGATGGGTTTCCGGACCCTGATTACAGGCGGAGACAGCGGAATTGGAAGAGCCGTAGCCATTGCGTTCGCCCGTGAAGGTGCTGATGTGGCGTTTACGTATTTGCCCGAAGAGGAGCAGGACGCCGAATTGACGGTCCAGTTGATCGAAGCCGCGGGCAGCCGTGCACTGGCGCTTCCGGGGGATCTGCGGGACGAGGAATTCTGCCAGGAAGTCATCGCCCAAACCCTGGAAGAGTTCGGTGGCCTGAACGTCCTGGTGAATAACGCGGGGTTCCAAATGACCACCAGCCAGGGGATCGAAGACCTCAGCAGCGAGCAGTTCGACCGGACTTTCAAGAGCAACGTCTACGCCCTCTTCTGGCTTACCAAAGCGGCCTTGTCCCACTTGCACCCCGGGGCCTCGATCATCAACACCTCATCGATCCAGGGCTACCATCCGAGTCCCTCGCTCATCGACTATGCCGCCACCAAGGCGGCCATCAACAGCATGACGTTCTCGTTGGCAGAATCCCTGGGATCCAAGGGGATCCGGGTCAATGCCGTAGCTCCCGGTCCGGTGTGGACCCCTTTGCAACCACCAACCCAGCCCGAGGAGAAGATCGTGAAGTTCGGCCAGGACACGCCTCTGGGACGGGCAGGCCAGCCTGCTGAACTTGCCGCCACGTACGTTCTCCTTGCTACGGAGGAGTCCAGCTACATCTCCGGATCAGTCATCGGGGTGACCGGCGGAAAGCACCTCGCCTAAGCCGCTGCGGCCAGTTCATCCACCGATCAGGGCTTGAGGACCACTTTGATGCAGCCGTCCTGCTTCTTCTGGAATTTCTCGTAGAGGGCAGGCGCCTCATCCAGGCCACCTGTGTGGGTGACCAGGTGCATGACTCCCAGCGGATCGGCGTCGTCCTCTACCAAGGGGAGCAGTTGGTCAGTCCAGCTGCGTACGTTGCATTGCCCCATGCGGAGCTGGATCTGCTTGTCGAACATTGTCATGAGCGGTATCGGATCGGCTTGGCCGCCGTAAACGCCGCTGAGTGAAACAGTCCCACCACGCCGCACCAGGTCCACCGCCGTGTGGAGGGCGGCAAGGCGGTCCACGCTCATGGTCTCCATGGCCACCTGCGCCGGCTTGTCGGGGAGGAGGGAGACCGCCCGGTGCAGGAATGATGCCACCGGTGACCCGTGGGCTTCCATGCCTACGGCATCCACCACTCCGTCCGGACCGCGACCCAGGGTCTCCTCGCGGATCTGGGCGGCGACGTCCGAGCTGTAGTCCATGGTCTCTACTCCGTGTTCTTCCGCCATGGCCCGGCGCTCAGGAACCGGGTCCACGCCAATGACGCGGAAACCTTTGTGGATGCCAACTCTGGAGGCGAACTGGCCCACAGGACCGAGTCCGAGCACCGCCAACGTGCCGCCCTCGGGGACGTTGGCGTATTCCACGGCCTGCCAGGCAGTGGGCAGGATGTCGGAGAGGAACAGGTAGCGTTCATCAGGCAGGTTTGAATCCACCTTGATGGGGCCGTAGTCACCGAAAGGCACACGCAGGTACTGTGCCTGGCCACCCGGGACGGAGCCGTAGAGTTCGGAGTATCCAAAGAGTGCAGCCCCTGAGCCCTTGGCTTTGACCTGCGTTGTTTCGCACTGCGACTGCAGGCCTTGGTTGCACATGTAGCACCGGCCGCAGGAGATGTTGAAAGGCACAACAACGCGGTCGCCCTTTTGGAGCCTGTGGACCTCCGAACCTACTTCTTCAACGATTCCCATGGGCTCGTGGCCTATGACGTCACCCTTGTGCATGTAGGGGCCCAGGATTTCGTAGAGGTGCAGGTCCGAGCCGCATATAGCCGTGGATGTTATTCGGACAATTATGTCCGTTGGTTCCTGGATGACGGGATCGGGGACGTCTATGACGGCCAACGAGCGCCTGCCCTGCCATGTCACTGCTTTCACAATCGCACTCCTTGCTCTTGGCTGGAGGTGTCCCGCGCTGCATGAGACCCTTCCAGCGAAGCAGAGTTGGCACCAGCACACAAGGACTCCGGTGGCCTCGACAGGCCCGGACGCCAGGCCTACATTGAGCTATGAGTGAAGAACCAAGAGAACCGGACAAAGCACCCGCTGACGCCGAACAACCTCCGGTGAGTGCCGACGTCGGGCATTCCGGCAGCAGCCCCGGCACGGGGGATTTCAGCACGGAAGTAGACCCAACGTTTATCCCTGATGAGAGCGGCGAGACGCCGGATGAGAAGCGCGCCAGGGAACACCCTGAGGCCACTGGAAGCTAGCTTTCCAAGCAACGACGACGGCGGCCCTGCGGACGATGCCGACAGCCACCTGTTGCCATCACATAGTAAGTAGCCTGATTACCAGTGTTAAGCTGAGGTACAAGGTTTTCCCGGGCAAGGGTGCCCGGGGAATAAGGGGATTGAACGAACGAGGAAATGGGTACAGCTTCAGTACCGGGCAGGGCATGGGCTACGGACGGCGCCCAATAACAAGCCGTCCACGAGGGAGGCAATTCACATGGACACAGGGCAATTGGTATTGATCATCGTGTTGGCCGTGGTCGTAGTCGCTGCTGTGATCATCGCGGTAGTCGTAGGACGCAAGAAGAAGACCGAACTCAACCGCCGCCGGGCGGGGGAACTGCGGGAAAAGGCCGACCAGGAAGCTGTGGGTGCGCACCAAGCTAAAGCACAGTCTGCCCAGGCCGAGGCCGCTGCGGTTCAGGCGGAAGTCGAGGCCAATCGGCTCCGGCGCGAAGCACAGCGCCACGCGGAGAAAGCAAATGAAGCGAGCGGACGCGTCGAGGAGAATCTGCGACATGCCGACAAAGTCGACCCGGACGTCAAGACGGACCGCGATCGGGAAAACGACGCAGACCGGAATCGTTCGGATGACGTCCGTGCGCAGGACGCGGGTGGGGAACGCATGACCCGGGATCGTTCCGCGGGCGACGGGGTAGTAAGGGAAGAGCCCTTGCGGGACTCTGCGACACGGGACGTACGTCCTCGCGATGGCTCTCCGCGGGAAGGCGACAGGAACGTGTAAGTACAGGGGATAGGGAGGCAGGAAGTGAGCATCGTGGTGAGACGGACCGGCCAGGCGCTGCGTGCAGCGGATTCGAAGCACAACCGGCATGCAGTGGACGTTGTCTTGGGCCATTTGGGTGAGATCGGTCCGGCCGTTGCGGCCTTGCGCCGCGAATCGTCGCGGCTCGCTGAATGGGGCGAGGAGTTGGCCCGTGTCCGGCTGCGGGGCGGCAGTGTGTTCGCTGCCGGGAGTGATGGCTCTGCTCACGAAGCACAGAGGTTCGCTACCGAGCTTGCCGCCCACGATGCCAACGATGGCTCGCCCGGCGATGGCGCGGTCTTCAAGGCCATATCGGTCAACAAGGAGGCCGGCAGCGGGGCCGATGGAAGCATCAGCGGCCAGATTCCGCAGTTGGTGCGACGCGGAGACATTGTGGTGTTGCTGGCCGCCAAGGGGATCACGGACGATCTCCGGGATGCGGCTGCCGCCGCAAAATCCGCGGGAGCGCGGGTGTGGGCCCTGACCGGCAAGGAATCCAAGGACCTCGCCCAGGCTGTCAATGAAGCCATCTGCATTGACACGGATCCACCTCATGCCGAAGAAGCCCATCTTGTTGCGGTGCTAGCCCTGTGCGAGTGCTTCGACGAGGCAATGCGGGAGATCAGGGCACGGTGAGGTGTGATCTGACCCTCAATCGGAATAGTTGCAGACGCTGCACAGTTGCCAAGGAGTGAACCTCATTCATTCTGAAAGGAACTGCGCATGCTGTTTTCCCCTCTGGCCCTCGGCGAGCTCGAACTTCCCAACCGACTGGTGATGGCGCCGCTGACCCGTCTTCGCGCCGGCGTCCAGGGCGTGCCGGGTTCTTTGATCGCGGAGCACTACCGTCAGCGCGCTTCCCTCGGGCTGATTGTCAGCGAGGGTACATACCCGACGCCTGCAGGCCAGTCCTACCCCGGGCAACCCGGGCTGGTCACAGAGGCGCAGATTGCGGGTTGGAAGAAGGTGACGGACGCCGTTCACGCGGAAGGCGGACGTATCTTCGCGCAGATCATGCACGGTGGGCGTGTTTCACACGCCGACATCACCGGTGGTCACGAGATCGTCGGCCCCAGCGCCGTGGCCATTGAAGGGGACGTCCGCACGCCCCATGGCAAGCAGCCTTACCCGGTGCCCCGCGAACTCCGCACTGACGAGCTGCCGTCCGTCATTCAGGAGATCGTCACTGCCTCCAAGAACGCGATCGAGGCAGGATTCGATGGCGTCGAACTGCACTCCGCCAACGGTTACCTGCTGCACGAATTCCTGGCGCCCAACTCGAACGTTCGCACGGACAGCTACGGTGGCTCCCCGGAGAACCGCGCCCGCTTCGTGATCGAGACGGTCAATGCCGTGGTGGAAGCGCTCGGCGCCAACCGCGTGGGCATCCGGATCTCCCCCGAACACAATGTGCAGGGCATCGCGGAGACGGATGCCGCAGTCGTACGCGCAACCTACGAGGTCCTCGTGGACACCATCGCCCCGCTCAACCTCGCGTACCTGAGCATCCTGCACCACGAGCCCAAGGGTGCGCTGGTCCAGGATCTTCGCGAGCGTTTCAACGGCACTTTCCTGGTCAACACCGGCTTCAGCGAGATCACTACCCGCGATGAAGCTTTCGCCATCATCGAAGAAGGTCTCGCCGACGCCGTTGTGGTTGGCCGCCCAGCCATCGCAAATCCGGACCTTGCCCGCCGCTGGCGTGAAAGCCTGCCGCTGAACGAACCGGACGCTTCGACGTTCTACGCGGACGGCGCCGAGGGTTACACGGACTACCCGTTCTACGCGAACTAAAGAGCAGCACCTCAAGCAAGGCGCGCGACGTCGGCACTCACCTGAGTGCCGACGTCGTGCTGCTTCCTATAGGATTTGTGGCATGTCTGAACCTTCGCCGGCTCTTGCCCGCCCCGGCTTTCCCGTCAGCCGCCAAGTGCTGGCCGACCACGTGTATGAAGCCCTCCTCGAGTGGCTCATGGATGGTCGACTCGAACCCGGGGCCGCAGTGAGCATCGACGGTATGGCACGGGAATTGGACGTTTCTCCCACTCCGGTGCGTGAAGCGTTGGCGCGCCTGGAGCACACGGGCATGGTGCGGCGCGTGGCGTTGAAGGGCTACCGAGTGGCCCCCGTGTTTACGCGCGAGGATTTCGCTGAACTCATGGAGGCGCGGCTGTCCATCGAGCCCGTGAATGCCCGCCTCGCCTGCTCGCGCATGACTTCGGAAGGCTTGGACGCGCTGAGGCAAGCGGTCGAGGACCTCAAGACTGCCCCGCGCGGTGGCACGTTCGCTGAGTACCGCAGCTACCTTGAGGCTGACGAGCGTTTTCACCAACTGATCGCAGCCCAAGCCAAGAACCAGTTCCTGCTCACGGCATACAACACGCTGGGCGGGCAGATCCAGCGCTTCCGGTTGTTTGGGGGAGTGGGCATCACGGATGCGGAGCAGGCTATCGCTGAGCACCAGGCCGTGCTGGACGCGATGACCAGTGGAGATCCCGAGAAAGCCGCGGAGGCAATGGTCGATCACGTGGAAAAGGTGCGGGGTCGCGCTATGGCTGACGCGCCGGAAGACTGACAACCGCTGCTTAAACGAAGGCTCGTCGCTGATGCGGCGGGCCTTTTTCCTGCCCGCAGTGAGCCCCTTCACAGTCATATGTAAGACATATAGGATCTAGGAAGTTTCACTCAAAGGGTTGACAGCTTCATCCGGTTCGTAAATCCTATAGGAAACAGGATTCCACGAAGGAGTGATCATCATGGCGTATACCGCCGAGAATTGGCCCATCACCGCGGCCCTCCTGCAGTTCCCCGGCACCGACGCTGCGGGACAGCACATCAACGACGCCGATGCTTCCGTTTGGGCTTCGGTCCTCCAGGAAGTCAAGGACGCGGGTTTCGCCAACGCGGACTTGACCGACAGTTGGGTCCGTCCCGGCGACCTCAGCAAGGGGCGCCTGGCCGAGTTCAAGCAGACCGCTGACGAAGTGGGCATCGGCGTGCCGGTCATCTCGGCCATCCGCCGCAGCGTCATCCACACCCAGGACTGGGCAGACAACCTCGCGTACAGCCACCGAACCATCGACGCCGCCGCCGAGCTCGGTTGCGAAGTTGTCTCGTTCGGCCTCCACCAGGCCATCACCCCGGAGCAGCAGAAGCAGCTGTGGTTCTGGACCGTCGAGGGCTACAAGGACCCCGTGGGGGACAAGGAAGCGTGGGGCAACGCAGTGTCCCGCATCCGTGAACTCGGCAAGCACGCAGCGGACGCCGGCATCCTCCTCTCCCTGGAAATGTACGAGGACACCTACCTCGGCACCGCAGACTCGTCCGTTCGGCTGGTGCAAGACATTGGCCTGGACAACGTCGGCCTCAACCCGGACCTGGGCAACCTCATCCGCCTGCATCGGCCCATCGAGGACTGGCGCGAGATGGTGGCCAAGACGCTGCCCTACTCCAACTACTGGCACATGAAGAACTACATCCGCGATGAAGACGTTGCCCGCGACAGCTACATCACCATGCCGGCTCCGATGGAAAGCGGGCTCATCAATTACCGCGAAGCCTTCAAAGTGGCACTGTCCGTCGGCTTCCAAGGCATCCTCTGCACCGAGCACTACGGCGGCGACGGCCTCAGCGTCACGGCCAGCAACCAGGACTACCTGCGCCGCCATGTCCTCCCGAAGACGGACGGCTACGCGCTCGGCCAGAGCCAAGTTGCGCAGGGGCGCCAGCAGCCCGCAGCCGAATTCGCAGGAGTCTAGGAAATGACCCAGATTTTCGACAACCCGGCAGACTTTGCCGATGAAGCCCTGGACGGTTTCGTGGCTGCCAACCGCGGCTACGTCGCACGCGTCGATGGTGGCGTGGTCCGCTCCACGGAGGTCCCGTCAGGCCAGGTAGCGCTGGTGGTGGGTGGCGGATCAGGACACTACCCGGCATTCGCTGGGCTGGTGGGCCCCGGACTGGCAACGGGCTCCGCTTGCGGGAACATGTTCGCCTCCCCGGCGGCCGGTCAGGTGTACCGCGTAGCGAAGGCGGCCAACGCCGGTGGCGGCGTGCTGCTGAGCTACGGCAACTATGCCGGCGACGTCCTGCATTTCGGGCAGGCCCAGCTCCGGCTCAACGCCGAGGGCATCGAAACCCGAACAGTCACCGTCACCGATGACATCGCCAGCGCCCCGATCGACCAACTCGAAAAGCGACGTGGAATTGCCGGGGACCTCACCGTTTTCAAGATTGCGGGCGCCGCCGCAGAAGCGGGACTGAACCTTGACGACGTCGAGCGTTTGGCCATCAAGACCAACTACCGCACGCGTTCCCTCGGTGTGGCCTTCGACGGCTGCACGCTTCCCGGCGCCAAGGATCCGCTGTTCCATGTCCCGGCCGGCCAGATGTCGCTTGGCCTGGGGATTCACGGCGAGCCTGGTATCTCCGAGCACCCGATGCCCACTGCTTCTGAGCTGGCAGAACTCCTCGTTTCCAAGCTCCTGGCGGACAAGCCCGACGACGCCGGGGACCGCGTGGTGGCCATCGTCAACGGCTTGGGCACCGTGAAGTACGACGAACTATTCCTGCTGTTCGGCAAGGTGGAGAAGCTGCTCACCGCCGCCGGCCTCACGGTTGTTGAACCCGAGTGCGGCGAGCTGGTGACCAGCCTGGACATGTCCGGACTCTCGCTGACGCTGCTGTGGCTGGATGAGGAACTGGAACAGTATTGGGCTGCGCCCGCGGATACTCCCGCTTTCCGTAAAGGCAGCATGGCACCGCGCACACCTCGCGCTGAGGCAACAGTCGACGACGCCGAAACGGCTGCCGTCGAACAGTCCACCGTGGCTGCCGCCGAACTCGGGCGGCAGGCCGCTGCCATCCTCGTCCAGGTGCGGGAGGTCGTCGTCGAGCATGAAGAGGAGCTCGGCAAGCTGGATGCGATCGCCGGCGATGGCGACCACGGCATCGGCATGCGTCGTGGCGTGGACGCCGCAGCCGCCGCGGGAGGGGCAGCGTCCGGTTCCTCCGTATCGCGGGTCCTTGCAGCGGCGGGCGAGGCCTGGAGCGAACGCGCCGGCGGAACATCCGGAGCACTGTGGGGCTCGGCCGTGATCGCGGCAGGGCAGGCGCTCGGCAACCGCGAATCGTATTCGTCCAGGGACGCGGCCGCAGCCGTCAAAGCCTTCGCGGACGCCATCACCGAACTCGGCAAGGCCGACCCCGGGGACAAGACCATGGTGGACGCGCTCCTCCCGTTCCGGGACGCGTTCCTGACAGAGCTCGACGGAGGTGCTCCGGTTGACCGGGCGCTGGCAGTTGCCGCTGCGGCCGCTGAGTCCGCTGCCGCAAAGACCGCAGATCTGCGTCCGCTCAAGGGCCGGGCCCGACCCCTTGCGGAGAAGAGCCTTGGACACCCGGATCCCGGAGCAGTGTCCTTTGGCCTGATCACCGCCAGGATTTCGCAATTCATCGATTCACAACTGGCCACCGCTGCGTCAGCGGCAACGGCCGGAAACGGAGCCTGAGCATGAGCAACACCCAAGGCTGGCGCATCGTCGTCGGCAATGATGAAGCCGGAGTCGAATACAAGCAGGCCCTTGTGGCACTGCTGGATGCCGACCCGCGTGTCGCGTCCGTGACTGACGTCGGCGTTGGCTTCAACGACTCCACCGCCTATCCGCACGTCGCCGTCGAGGCCGCCCGCAAAGTGGCCGATGGTGAGTTTGACCGTGCGCTCCTGATCTGCGGCACCGGCCTTGGCGTGGCCATCGCGGCCAACAAGGTCCCCGGCATCCGAGCCGTCACGGCCCACGACAGCTACTCCGTGGAACGCTCCGTGCTGAGCAACAATGCCCAGGTCCTCACACTCGGCCAACGGGTGATTGGCTTGGAACTGGCCAAAAAGCTCGTAGGGGAGTGGCTCAACCACCGCTTCGACGAAACCTCATCCTCCGCCGCCAAGGTGGACGCTATCTGCTCGTACGAGCCCGACTACACGAAGGCAGTTTGATCATGACCATTTCTGAAGCAGCCGAAGGTTCCGCCAACAACGCAGCCCGGAAGATCGCCGTCGTCGGTTCCGGTTACATGGGCGGTGGGATCGCCCAGGTCCTGGCGCTCGGCGGGGCGCGCGTGGCTTTGGCCGACGTCTCCGCTGAGGTCGCGCAGAAGAACTACGACCGCCTCCTGGTTGAGTCTGACCAGTTCATTGCCGATGGCCTGTTCCCTGAAGGTTCCACGGAGATCCTCAAGCAGAACCTGTGGGCTGCCAAGGACATCGAGGAAGCTGTTGCCGACGCCGATTTCATTGAGGAATGCGTCCCCGAGGTTCTGGAAATCAAACATCAGACGCTCGCCCGGATCAGCGCTGCGGCCCGTCCGGATGCCCTGATCGGCTCCAACACGTCCACGATTTCCATTGCTTCACTTGCCGAAGCCGTGACCAATCCGGAACGGTTCCTGGGCGTCCACTTCTCCAACCCGTCGCCTTTCATCCCGGGTGTCGAGGTCATTCCCCATGCCGGTACTGCTGCAGCAACGGTGTCCGCATCGCGTGACCTCGTACACGCGGCCGGCAAGCAGACCGCCGTCGTGAAGGACGTCACCGGTTTCGTACTCAACCGCCTGCAGTACGCGCTGTTCCACGAGGCGGCACAGCTGGTGGAGCAGGGCATCGCAACAGCGGACGACGTCGACACCCTTGTCCGCACGACGTTCGGCTTCCGCTTGCCGTTCTTTGGTCCGTTCGCCATCGCGGATATGGCCGGTTTGGACGTCTACAACTTCTGCTACAAGTCGCTGCAGACCGGTTTCCCGGAACGCTTCGCGACGCCGAAGATCCTCTCGGACCTCGTCGAAGCAGGCAAGCTCGGCACCAAGACCGGCGCAGGTTTCCTCAACGTCCCCGCCGAACGTACTCCGGAACTCATCGCCTACCGCAACAAGGCCTACGTCGCCATGCAGAAGCTCATTGAAGAGCTCGGCCCGGCCCCCATCAACTAACCCTCTTTTCAGGAGAAAACACATGACTTTCCCCGCTGAACGCACCGCAATCGTCACAGGCGCCGTTTCCGAGCGCGGCATCGGCCGTGCCACCGTCAACTACCTGGCCGCCCAAGGCTGGAACATCGGCATCATCGACCTCGACGACGCCGCCTGCAAGCTCGCAGCCAAGGAAATCGCCGCGGAATATGGCGTCAAGGCACACGGTGTCGGCGCCAACGTGGCAAGCGAAGCCGAGGTCCGGGCGGCCATCGACGAGCTCGAAGCCGAGCTGCCCCAGATCGTCGCCCTGGCGAATGTTGCCGGTGTGAGCTCGCCTATCGGCTACCTCGAACTCGAGCCGGCCGAGTGGGACCGCGTCCTGAACATCAACCTCAACGGGGTCCACTACGCCACCCGGCGCGTGGCGGAGTCCATGGTCAAGAACCGGATCGGCCGGATCGTCAACATCTCCTCAGTCTCGGCCCAGCGCGGCGGCGGCACGTTCTCCAAAACGCCGTACTCGGTGGCCAAGGCAGGCGTGATCGGCCTGACCCGCGCCACGGCCCGCGAACTTGGCGAATACGACATCACGGTCAACGCGATCTCGCCCGGCCCTATCGACACCGACATCATGGGCGGCACCCTGAGCCAGGAGCGCAAGGACGAGCTGACCAAGGACCTCGTGGTGAACCGGGTGGGCTCCACCCGTGACATCGCCGCCGCCATCGCCTTCCTCATCAGCGAGGACGCCGGATACATCTCCGGCCAGACGCTGAATGTGGATGGCGGACTGTACATGCACTAGGTCGCCGGCAATGAAGACTTTGACGAGATGAAGGCCT
This window of the Arthrobacter sp. StoSoilB5 genome carries:
- a CDS encoding ribose-5-phosphate isomerase; its protein translation is MSNTQGWRIVVGNDEAGVEYKQALVALLDADPRVASVTDVGVGFNDSTAYPHVAVEAARKVADGEFDRALLICGTGLGVAIAANKVPGIRAVTAHDSYSVERSVLSNNAQVLTLGQRVIGLELAKKLVGEWLNHRFDETSSSAAKVDAICSYEPDYTKAV
- a CDS encoding SDR family oxidoreductase; translated protein: MAQDERNEETGQPKQKEESEQAESTTDLDEDIVMALENHVLNPAEDPEDASDPRTMYPSGEFEPQTQDYPGWTEAMNPRPDHGEQSYVGHHRMMGFRTLITGGDSGIGRAVAIAFAREGADVAFTYLPEEEQDAELTVQLIEAAGSRALALPGDLRDEEFCQEVIAQTLEEFGGLNVLVNNAGFQMTTSQGIEDLSSEQFDRTFKSNVYALFWLTKAALSHLHPGASIINTSSIQGYHPSPSLIDYAATKAAINSMTFSLAESLGSKGIRVNAVAPGPVWTPLQPPTQPEEKIVKFGQDTPLGRAGQPAELAATYVLLATEESSYISGSVIGVTGGKHLA
- a CDS encoding 3-hydroxyacyl-CoA dehydrogenase family protein; this encodes MTISEAAEGSANNAARKIAVVGSGYMGGGIAQVLALGGARVALADVSAEVAQKNYDRLLVESDQFIADGLFPEGSTEILKQNLWAAKDIEEAVADADFIEECVPEVLEIKHQTLARISAAARPDALIGSNTSTISIASLAEAVTNPERFLGVHFSNPSPFIPGVEVIPHAGTAAATVSASRDLVHAAGKQTAVVKDVTGFVLNRLQYALFHEAAQLVEQGIATADDVDTLVRTTFGFRLPFFGPFAIADMAGLDVYNFCYKSLQTGFPERFATPKILSDLVEAGKLGTKTGAGFLNVPAERTPELIAYRNKAYVAMQKLIEELGPAPIN
- a CDS encoding alkene reductase, whose product is MLFSPLALGELELPNRLVMAPLTRLRAGVQGVPGSLIAEHYRQRASLGLIVSEGTYPTPAGQSYPGQPGLVTEAQIAGWKKVTDAVHAEGGRIFAQIMHGGRVSHADITGGHEIVGPSAVAIEGDVRTPHGKQPYPVPRELRTDELPSVIQEIVTASKNAIEAGFDGVELHSANGYLLHEFLAPNSNVRTDSYGGSPENRARFVIETVNAVVEALGANRVGIRISPEHNVQGIAETDAAVVRATYEVLVDTIAPLNLAYLSILHHEPKGALVQDLRERFNGTFLVNTGFSEITTRDEAFAIIEEGLADAVVVGRPAIANPDLARRWRESLPLNEPDASTFYADGAEGYTDYPFYAN
- a CDS encoding GntR family transcriptional regulator codes for the protein MSEPSPALARPGFPVSRQVLADHVYEALLEWLMDGRLEPGAAVSIDGMARELDVSPTPVREALARLEHTGMVRRVALKGYRVAPVFTREDFAELMEARLSIEPVNARLACSRMTSEGLDALRQAVEDLKTAPRGGTFAEYRSYLEADERFHQLIAAQAKNQFLLTAYNTLGGQIQRFRLFGGVGITDAEQAIAEHQAVLDAMTSGDPEKAAEAMVDHVEKVRGRAMADAPED
- a CDS encoding sugar phosphate isomerase/epimerase family protein, with the protein product MAYTAENWPITAALLQFPGTDAAGQHINDADASVWASVLQEVKDAGFANADLTDSWVRPGDLSKGRLAEFKQTADEVGIGVPVISAIRRSVIHTQDWADNLAYSHRTIDAAAELGCEVVSFGLHQAITPEQQKQLWFWTVEGYKDPVGDKEAWGNAVSRIRELGKHAADAGILLSLEMYEDTYLGTADSSVRLVQDIGLDNVGLNPDLGNLIRLHRPIEDWREMVAKTLPYSNYWHMKNYIRDEDVARDSYITMPAPMESGLINYREAFKVALSVGFQGILCTEHYGGDGLSVTASNQDYLRRHVLPKTDGYALGQSQVAQGRQQPAAEFAGV
- a CDS encoding SIS domain-containing protein — its product is MSIVVRRTGQALRAADSKHNRHAVDVVLGHLGEIGPAVAALRRESSRLAEWGEELARVRLRGGSVFAAGSDGSAHEAQRFATELAAHDANDGSPGDGAVFKAISVNKEAGSGADGSISGQIPQLVRRGDIVVLLAAKGITDDLRDAAAAAKSAGARVWALTGKESKDLAQAVNEAICIDTDPPHAEEAHLVAVLALCECFDEAMREIRAR
- the dhaL gene encoding dihydroxyacetone kinase subunit DhaL, producing MTQIFDNPADFADEALDGFVAANRGYVARVDGGVVRSTEVPSGQVALVVGGGSGHYPAFAGLVGPGLATGSACGNMFASPAAGQVYRVAKAANAGGGVLLSYGNYAGDVLHFGQAQLRLNAEGIETRTVTVTDDIASAPIDQLEKRRGIAGDLTVFKIAGAAAEAGLNLDDVERLAIKTNYRTRSLGVAFDGCTLPGAKDPLFHVPAGQMSLGLGIHGEPGISEHPMPTASELAELLVSKLLADKPDDAGDRVVAIVNGLGTVKYDELFLLFGKVEKLLTAAGLTVVEPECGELVTSLDMSGLSLTLLWLDEELEQYWAAPADTPAFRKGSMAPRTPRAEATVDDAETAAVEQSTVAAAELGRQAAAILVQVREVVVEHEEELGKLDAIAGDGDHGIGMRRGVDAAAAAGGAASGSSVSRVLAAAGEAWSERAGGTSGALWGSAVIAAGQALGNRESYSSRDAAAAVKAFADAITELGKADPGDKTMVDALLPFRDAFLTELDGGAPVDRALAVAAAAAESAAAKTADLRPLKGRARPLAEKSLGHPDPGAVSFGLITARISQFIDSQLATAASAATAGNGA
- a CDS encoding zinc-dependent alcohol dehydrogenase, whose amino-acid sequence is MKAVTWQGRRSLAVIDVPDPVIQEPTDIIVRITSTAICGSDLHLYEILGPYMHKGDVIGHEPMGIVEEVGSEVHRLQKGDRVVVPFNISCGRCYMCNQGLQSQCETTQVKAKGSGAALFGYSELYGSVPGGQAQYLRVPFGDYGPIKVDSNLPDERYLFLSDILPTAWQAVEYANVPEGGTLAVLGLGPVGQFASRVGIHKGFRVIGVDPVPERRAMAEEHGVETMDYSSDVAAQIREETLGRGPDGVVDAVGMEAHGSPVASFLHRAVSLLPDKPAQVAMETMSVDRLAALHTAVDLVRRGGTVSLSGVYGGQADPIPLMTMFDKQIQLRMGQCNVRSWTDQLLPLVEDDADPLGVMHLVTHTGGLDEAPALYEKFQKKQDGCIKVVLKP